The stretch of DNA ATACTTTTGTGTGTTGAAATCATAATACGTGTTTCTAGCCACTATTATATTTGCATAATACACATCGTAGCACATAACAAAACTAGAATTTTTAAAAACGTAGCTAGAAGCTAATTAAACGTAACTAGAACACGTTAAAGCGTACTTAGTTGCTAAATATAACCTTAAGTATATAATAAATTAATGAATCTCACATAATGCCACCAAAATAGTTATTCACCACAAAATTGGTGAACGTGGGGAAGGTTAAATTATTGGCGGTGGTATCAGGTATGTGCGGTGCCTGCCAATGATTAGCTGGTGTTGGTGGGATGGGCTCTGTGGTAGATAGTGGTTGTAGTGAAGAGTAGAAATAAGTACGGAGTATAGTTTTCCCGCTTCTCTCTTTTTAAACCCGTCCTATAAGGGagttttgaagaaacaatattaatattaattaatattaatagtTGGGAGTTTTATCACCATGACCATGAGTGACCTGATCGGAAGAGAATTTGTCTTGGGCTAATATTCCCGAATTATTAAATTAATCAACAAAAATATTacgttttttatttaatttaatcaataaaTTGGATTACTTAGTGGTGTCATCTATCTCTTCTCTATCTATCTTTAATCCCGCTAAAACTCTGGTTCTACAAGCCTCTAATATTCTTGTGAATATTATATATACGCACACCGTTAGAAAAACCGAATATATACAGATACATATCTTATAAACCGATGCAATACAAACAGTGTAGTAATGTGCAATCCATGTTGTGGGTGTTGTGGGAGCATAGAGCAGGGTAACATTGGAGTGATTGAGAGATGGGGTTGTTTCGAAAGATTTGCTCAACCCGGTTTTCACTGTTTTAACCCTTTTTGTGGTGAATTCCTTGCTGCTATTCTTCCCTCTACCTTCACCTATCTCCCACTTTCCATTCATGCCAATACCAAGGTTCACTTTTTTCCTTTACATTCTCATCTTTGTCATTCTTCATCTCTTTGATTTGGTTTTTCCTCTGATAACTcgaaattgtaaaaaaaaaaaagaatatttgATTGCATTAAGGCACAACCCTGGTATATACGGATTACTAAGATTTGTATTGTCCTTTGAATTTTCACTCAAGTTCGATGTATATTACGGTCTTATTTCACAGGATAATGTCGAAGTAGAAATTGAATGCTCGATTGCTCGGTTCAATATCGTGTAGCTACACAGAATGCTGATGATGAATATTATGAACTGATGAATCCTGGAGAACAGATTCAGGAATATGTTTTCGATGGTATCCTTGATGATCCCCACTTTTTGTATTGTAGTATGGTTTATGTTTTGCTTCTTTACTCTACTAAATTCTATATGGTGTTGTAGTGGTTCGCGATATTGTTCCGAAGATGAATTATACTGAGCTACTTGAAAGAAAATATTAGGTTGCTATATCGCTATCAGAGGAGCTACAGATGGTAATTACTTTTGGGTACTCACGTTTATCTGATTGTTTTCGTTTTCAATGAATCCGAAAACTTGCATTTGTTAATTCAAAACTAATTTGGTCCTCGACACAATTTTCATTATCAATAATTTTCAAGTCCGAAACTGCCTATGTGTTATTAATTCAGTCACGTAGAGTAAGACTCTCTGAATCAGACTCCTTAACCCGTAAAAAATTCCTTTGACCCAGCATTCGCGAGAGCTCTTATAGAATATTAGCATTAGCGTGAGATTGTTGCGGTAGTAGTTTTCTCTGATATAGTTTCTGCAATCATCAGTTTTCCTGTTTTATAGGATTTGAGCTAACGGTCTTCTTTACTGTGGTCAAAACTACTATAGTCAGAGCGGAACTTTATGCAGGAAGTCATGAATTTTCTGTGAAATGTGTTACAGGTTATGGGAGAATATGGGTACAGCTTAGAGAATGCTCTGATAACTAACATTGTGCGCAAATTGACAGATGAGGACAACAGACAAGATGATTATCATATCATGGATAAACCGCCCTTGCCCATCGTGATCGAAGAGGGCTCAACCTCAACTGCTCAGCATATTGCCCACGAGGACAACAGACGAGATGATGAGACTGTCGTGGATGAAGAACCCTTTCCCTGGGTCCCCGAAGAAGTCTCATTTGCTTGCCATATTGCCCACGAGTACAATAGACAAGATGATGGGACTGACAAAGATGACCACCCCTTGCCCTCGAGCCCTGAACAAGGCTCAATGGTTCGGCAAATTGCCCACGAGGACAATGGACAAGATGATGAGACTGTCGTGGATGAAAAACCCTTGCCTTTAGACTCTGAACAAGGCTCAAGTGCTCGACATATTGCTCACAAGGGAAAAACAgaagatgatatgattgtcataGATGAACCATGGATTCCCTCGGTCCCTGAACAAGGCGCAGTTGTTCAGCATATTACCCACGAGCAGAAAAAGCAAGATGATTTGATCGTCATGGATGAACCAGAACCACCGCTGGCCGCTATCAATGAACAAGGATCAATTGCTTCCCATATTGCTCATAAGAAAAAAAGACGAGATGACGTGATTGCCATGGATGAACCACCTTTGGCCCCGGTCATTGGACAAGGCTCGAAACCtcaacatgtttcccatgatgaaaAGAGAAAAGACGACCGACTGTCATTGATGAACGTCTCTTGCCGTCTGCCTCCAGCCAAGGTTCAGTCGCTAAACATACTGGCCACAAGAAAACGATAGAGGAACCATTCATGCCCTTTTTCCGTGGACTCGGTTCAATTGCTAAGCATATTGCCAACAATAAAACAGGACCACATGAACCGTTCTTGCCCTTCTCCTTGGGTGCTGGAAGCGGCTCAGTTACCCGACATAATTCACACAATAAAAACAGACAAGATGATTCGAATGCCATGGATGATGCACCACCATTTTCTGGACACGCCGTCTCAATTGCTCGGCATATTACTCACCAGGAAAATAGACAAGATGATTCGAATGTCATGGATGAACCACCATTGCCCCCGTTCCTTGGCCACGCCTCAATTGTTGGGCATGTTGGTCATGAGAGAAATAGAAACGATGATTTGAATCCCATGAATGAACCACCCTTGCCCCCTTTCTCATGGTTCGGTTAATGTACTCGACTTATTGTCCATAAGAAACTCTGGCAGGCTAATGGAAACTGGTTATTACAACCTTGGGAATTTAGTGCTTGGTATAACTTCTGTTTGATCAGAGAGGCATTTGCACATTTACACGAAAGACGGGTTTTCGTCTTATTTTGTTTTCGTCGAGAGCTGTTTTATTAAATAAGAGCAAGAGTAAAATTATTCTTCTGAGTTAATATTGGACTACAGTTTGTATCAGAAGATAGATTCAGGGAAATGCTATAGAGTCAATAGAATAATCCAACATTTCATTGATCAGTGGAGTAAAATCTGACCTACAACAAAGAACCACCGTTTGAATGCAGTAAAATCTGATCACGGAAAAGTATATGTCGGGTTTCATGTATCACTTTTTGCAACTTTGGTTTAGAAATGGTGCACCTATAGTTTACTGGAGTCTAAAATTGTGGTTTTATAtatcataaataaatataattagGGTGTATTCGTTTTTAGAtacattaaaaatattattagataCTTTAATTATGTTGTTAAATACATCAACCGTAATTTGGAAATAAGCGTATCTAGAAcgaaaaaaaatgtatctacattgTTATAAAATGTATCTAGAATTCAAGTCCATTTTTAATGTTGCAAGAATAATTGCCCATTACTAATGGTCATAATCAAGTTTCTGATTGATTAACAATGATTTGTCAAGATATGTCTCTATAATAGTGCTACACAACACATAAACTTAATACTATACATTCTGAACTTTAGAATATTTTTATTTTTCCATTATGAAGTTATTACTTAATTACTATCACATAATTGCTATTCTTTTGCAATGGGGGTCGATCAAGTAGTTGAAATGACATTGTTATGGTACTCTTAATGAAACAATTTAAATAAGGGTGACATAACAGTAGCACTACTTGCTAAAAAGTTGCCTGTATATTAGCTAATCTCGCACATCGAAAGAGAACGATATAATAATCTAAGTTTGCCTATATAAGGACACTATTACCCCCTAATTTAAACCCGTTCCCatcataagggaaagggtttagagttggattaggtggGTCCGTGTAGCGGGGCCACCTAATCCAACCTTTAACCATATCTCGTACTACTTAAGGACATTATTCCCCCTATTTTAAATCTGTCTCCTTATAAGGGTACACTCCGTCATCTTTAGGGTAACTTTTTGTCTTTAGGTGCGTGATAAGaagttgtatgtgcattaaaaagcTCTTTAGGTACATCAGTTAGTTCTAGTTTCATCCATCCCCTCGAATGAGTTCACTCTGACCCCTTTAAGGTGTCATTTTGTTCAGCCGTCGTTCGAATACTTCCCCGGAAAAAGATTTAGGGTAGGCTGCGAGGATGTCTAATCGTACCCTAAACACTTTTCGGCTTACTTAGGGACAATATTCACCCTAATTTAAACTCGTTTCCATCTTAAGGAAAAGGGTGTAGGGTTGGATTTATTCATACCCGCCTAATCCAGCCTTAAACCCTGTCCCGCCTTACTTACGGACACTATTCCCCATAATTTAAACCCATCCCCTAGAAAGCATTCACTATGCCCCAtttaaggtgtctttttgtctttaggTGCATGATAATAAGTTGTATGTGCATTGAAAAGTTCTTTAGGTACATCAGTTAGTTCTAGTTTCACCATTCCCTTGAAAGAGTTATGGCTTCTTTAAGTCGTCTTTTTGTTCAACAACAGTTCGAATAACTTCCCTGGAAATGGGTTTAGGGTCGTCTTCGGGGTTGGGTAATCTTACCCTACCCTAAACCTGTGGatatgggccacgtctcggtttgtggatttgggccacctaccggtccgtagtcacgggccacctgcacctgcacgccaggccaatctgtggacatgcagcggtcttttgaaagccacgctcggcggcgtaaaaatgctttcgactggatcgttttagatcggtcggtttcgtctcggtaagggtctcgaaacgattagagatgttcggagtcgccaccaagcatttgtgggatgcttggaacccgttcgaatccactttatacctcggtcaaacgaagcacaaagcagggtttgacataggtactaaagataaggaatcgtccctctttaacatcctatctctagaatgactctcgtacgccctggataaggtagtccactatccaaagtttctgagtaagaggtgaaggtacgtattaggaagccctttaatcagacacc from Silene latifolia isolate original U9 population chromosome 10, ASM4854445v1, whole genome shotgun sequence encodes:
- the LOC141608963 gene encoding uncharacterized protein LOC141608963, encoding MVMGEYGYSLENALITNIVRKLTDEDNRQDDYHIMDKPPLPIVIEEGSTSTAQHIAHEDNRRDDETVVDEEPFPWVPEEVSFACHIAHEYNRQDDGTDKDDHPLPSSPEQGSMVRQIAHEDNGQDDETVVDEKPLPLDSEQGSSARHIAHKGKTEDDMIVIDEPWIPSVPEQGAVVQHITHEQKKQDDLIVMDEPEPPLAAINEQGSIASHIAHKKKRRDDVIAMDEPPLAPVIGQGSKPQHVSHDEKRKDDRLSLMNVSCRLPPAKVQSLNILATRKR